From Luteolibacter arcticus, one genomic window encodes:
- a CDS encoding CDGSH iron-sulfur domain-containing protein — protein MAEAPRVCDTKPLHLEVEAGVHFWCSCGLSSHQPFCDGSHKGTGLQPVRFECAERTTIRWCQCKHTANPPHCDGSHKGLLP, from the coding sequence ATGGCGGAAGCACCCCGCGTCTGCGATACCAAGCCGCTGCATCTCGAAGTCGAGGCCGGCGTGCATTTCTGGTGTTCCTGCGGGCTGTCTTCCCACCAGCCCTTCTGCGATGGCAGCCACAAGGGCACCGGCCTGCAGCCGGTGAGATTTGAGTGCGCGGAGCGGACCACCATCCGGTGGTGTCAGTGCAAGCACACGGCCAACCCGCCGCACTGCGACGGCAGCCACAAGGGCCTCCTGCCATGA
- a CDS encoding glycoside hydrolase family 10 protein, producing the protein MLARIAALTCLLSSLASAQAYRPSGEKPPMPSREFRGAWAAVVHNIDWPSKKGLSAGAQQAEMRGILDKMASLNMNALILQVRPHCDAVYQSSKEPWSPYLTGTMGQSPGYDPLDYAIRQAHARGIEIHAWFNPFRALSNASQACCSSHVAKASAHITKRYGNLLWCDPAETETRARAFGAILDVVQRYDVDGVHLDDYFYPYPEGGRAFPDGRSPATRRKIVDDFVQKLYSDVKRTKPWVRVGISPFGIWRPGVPDGIEAGIDSYEQLGCDARKWLANGWVDYLAPQLYWRDQPRKQSFSALLAWWRAQGSRPVWPGIATTRIGGSEDGRPASEITKQVELSRRIGKNWSGHLHWSVKGLTKNQGGISTMLAKGAYAQPALVPPMPWLSQKPPGRPAASANGGGSGVTVSMQSGDRATARYAVQVKSGGQWRLAKVVSAGSKSVELAGQPEAVAVSAVDRFGNVSTATVLAR; encoded by the coding sequence ATGCTCGCCCGGATCGCTGCCCTGACTTGCCTGCTTTCTTCTCTAGCCTCCGCCCAAGCGTATCGCCCATCGGGCGAAAAGCCGCCGATGCCTTCCCGTGAATTCCGCGGGGCGTGGGCGGCGGTGGTTCACAATATCGACTGGCCGAGCAAGAAGGGTCTCTCGGCCGGGGCGCAGCAGGCGGAGATGCGCGGCATCCTCGACAAGATGGCGTCGCTTAACATGAACGCGCTGATCCTGCAGGTGCGGCCGCATTGCGATGCGGTTTATCAGTCATCGAAGGAGCCGTGGAGCCCGTACCTGACCGGGACCATGGGCCAGTCGCCGGGCTACGATCCGCTCGACTACGCCATCCGCCAGGCCCATGCCCGCGGCATCGAGATCCACGCGTGGTTCAATCCCTTCCGAGCGCTTTCCAATGCCAGCCAAGCGTGCTGCTCCAGCCACGTCGCCAAGGCCTCGGCTCACATCACCAAGCGCTACGGGAATCTCCTCTGGTGCGACCCCGCCGAAACCGAGACCCGCGCCCGTGCCTTCGGAGCCATCCTCGATGTGGTCCAGCGCTACGATGTCGATGGCGTCCACCTCGACGACTACTTCTATCCCTATCCCGAGGGCGGCCGGGCGTTCCCGGATGGCCGTTCGCCGGCGACTCGGCGCAAGATCGTGGATGACTTCGTGCAGAAGCTCTACTCGGACGTGAAGCGCACCAAGCCGTGGGTGCGGGTTGGGATTTCGCCCTTCGGGATCTGGCGGCCGGGCGTGCCGGACGGCATCGAAGCCGGCATCGACTCGTACGAGCAACTTGGCTGCGACGCCCGGAAGTGGCTGGCGAATGGCTGGGTGGATTACCTCGCGCCGCAGCTCTATTGGAGAGACCAGCCCCGGAAGCAGAGCTTCTCCGCCCTGCTTGCCTGGTGGCGGGCGCAAGGCAGCCGGCCGGTGTGGCCGGGCATTGCGACGACACGGATCGGTGGCTCGGAAGACGGTCGCCCGGCGTCCGAGATTACCAAGCAGGTCGAGCTTTCCCGTCGCATCGGGAAGAACTGGTCCGGGCACCTGCACTGGAGCGTGAAGGGCCTGACCAAGAACCAGGGCGGCATTTCCACCATGCTGGCGAAGGGGGCCTACGCCCAGCCGGCGCTCGTCCCGCCGATGCCATGGCTCAGCCAGAAACCGCCGGGCCGCCCCGCGGCCAGTGCGAACGGGGGCGGATCGGGCGTGACGGTCAGCATGCAGAGCGGGGATCGGGCGACGGCCCGCTACGCCGTGCAGGTGAAATCCGGCGGCCAATGGCGGTTGGCCAAGGTCGTCTCCGCGGGCTCAAAGAGCGTGGAACTTGCCGGTCAGCCGGAGGCCGTGGCGGTCAGCGCCGTGGACCGTTTCGGCAATGTCAGCACCGCGACCGTGTTGGCAAGGTAA